The Cetobacterium somerae sequence AATAGAGTTGAAGAATGTATTGATATAGTTAAAATGGCTGAAAAATATGGAGTTAAAGTTATGGTTTGTCATGTACTTAGATATACACCATTTTTTAGTAAGTTAAAAGAACTAATAGAGAGTGGAATAATAGGAGAGGTTGTTGATATACAACATAATGAAAATATAGGAAACTTCCATTTTGCACATAGTTTTGTTAGAGGGAACTGGAGAAATTCAGATGAAACAAGTCCTCTTATTTTACAAAAAAGTTGTCATGATTTAGATATTTTATCTTGGCTTTTAAATGGTAGCCCTTGTAAAAAAATAGCTTCTTTTGGTAACTTAAAATATTTTAGAAAAGAAAATGCTCCAGAGGGATCAGCAGATAGATGTTTAGAGTGTAAGTATATAGATAGTTGTATATATTCACCAAAAAAAATATATTATAATAACATTGGAGCTTGGCCAACTCTAATAGCTAGTGAGATTCAAACAGAAGAGGCTTTAACAAAATCGTTAGAACATAATCAATATGGAAGATGTGTTTATAAATGTGATAATAATGTTGTAGATAATATGGTTTCTATAATTGAGTTTGAAAATGGAGTAAATGTAACTTTTAATCTATGTGCTTTTACAGATGAAGTTTGTAGAACAATAAAAATTATGGGAACTAAAGGTGAAATAAGAGGAAATGATGCAAAAAACCATATAGAAGTTTATGAATTTGGAAAAGGTGAAGGACGTTTTGCAAATGGAAAGAAGACAGAAATTATTCCAGATGTTCTAGAGGGAGGACACGGAGGAGGAGATACAGGACTTATGAATGATTTTGTAAACCTTTGTTTGGGAAGACAAGAGGATTCAAGAACTAATCCAAGAACATCGTTAGAAAGTCACATAATGGCTTTTGCAGCAGAGGATTCTAGAGTTAATGGAAATATCGTTTATATGAATGAATATTTAAATAGATTTAATTAAAAATAGGGGATTAACCAATTTGGTTAATCCCTTTTATTTTATTCCTCTTCAAAATTTTCAAATATCTCAATAATTGTAGGCAAATCTTTTCTATATAAGATTTTAAATGTAAACTCTTTATAAGTGTAAATTAAAGTTTCATCATTTTTTATATTGTATATTTTAACTAAAAGTTTTGAGTTAAAATGATAATTAGAAATATATGATGTATCACCTTTAAGTTTTTTATAAATCTCCATAAGTTCACTATGAAGTTCAAAAAGATTTTTAAAAGTTTTAGTTAAAGTAAAAATAGGTTTAACTTCATTAGTTTCACTATTTTTATAATCTTTTATAATTTTAATTCCTAAAATTTTAGCACTTTTATACTCGCCACTCTTATCCTTTTCATATTCAATATCTAACTCTCCAATAGTTGTAAGATCTTTAAAGATAGGTTTTAAAAGGTTCTTCTCAATATCATAGAATCTATCATAAGTTTCTTGAATCTCTAATATATCCCTTAAATTATTCATTGAGATATTTAAAATACTTTTCTCACTATTTAAAATCTCTTGATAAAATCTATATGAGTATCTTTCTTTAAATTTAAGCATTTTTTTTATTTTTTCATCTAAGATATGAGATGAAAATTCAAAAATTACATAATCTCTTTCAAAAAAATAACTATTTAGAATATTAAACCTTTTTTTAAAATTTGAATTTGAATCAATGATAGTTACGTTTTTAGAAAAAAATTTAAATAAAAGTTTTTCTAATTCGATAGCTTTTGGCTCCTCTTTAACTTCAAATATTTTATAAAGTGTTTCTAAATGAACAGTAACTGAGTTACTGCTAATATCAACTGATCTTAAAAAATCTCTCTCTTTTTTACTCAGTTTTTTAGAAAATTCAATAAAAATATTTTTATTTCCCACTTTGAACTCCTTTTTTCTAATTTTTTAAAAATATTTTTTATATTAAAAATATTTTTTTAAAACGATATATCATAATGACTTATATCGTCATGTATAATCATATCTTATAAAAAGGTTAAAATCAAGATTTTATATATAAAAAAGGAATGTTATTAACGAAATACGCACTAAAAAAATGTGATTTGACCAATAAAAAGAATTGGTATAAAGTTAAACTATGAAATGATACGGGAGGTTTTTTATGGATATTGAAGCGGTAGCAATGGCCATAGTTGGAAATGCAGGAGAGAGTAGAGCTCTATCTTATGAAGCTTTAAGAGCAGCTAAAAAAGGTGAGTTTGAAAATGCTAAAAAGTTATTAGATGAAGCTAAAGAAAGAATGTATGCAGCTCATAGTGTACAAACTGAACTTATATGTAATGAAGCAGATGGAAAAGGTGTAGAGATAAATCTACTTATGATTCATGCACAAGATCATCTTATGAATGCAATATTAGCTAGAGAGCTAGTAGAAGAGCTAATTGAAGTACATAAAGAGTTGAAAGAGTTAAAAGGAGAATAAGGGTATGAGAAAAAAATGGGGTATGATAGCAACTTGGAGAATGGCTTCTGAAGGAGTAACTTTAGGTTCAGAGATGTTAAAAAACGGTGGAAAATGTCAAGATGCATTGGAAGAAGCAGTTAAATTTGTAGAGGATTATCCATTTTATAAATCTGTAGGTTATGGAGGACTTCCAAATGAAGAGTGTGAAGTTGAGTTAGATGCAGCATTTATGGATGGAAAAACTCTTTCGATAGGAGCGGTAGCTTCAATAAAGGATTTTAAAAATCCAATATCTATAGCAAGAAAACTTAGTGCAGATAGATACAACATATTTTTAGTTGGAGCTGGAGCAGAATCGTATGCTCATAAAAATGGCTTTGTAAGACAAAATATGTTAACAGAGAGAGCTAAAAAGACTTGGGAATTAAGAGTTAAAGAGATACAAGAAAAAAATCTTTCTCCATATGATGGTCATGATACTGTTTGTATGATAGCTTTAGATAAGGATGAGGATATGGCTGTAGCAACTTCAACAAGTGGACTTTTTATGAAGAAAAAAGGAAGAGTTGGTGATTCACCAGTTTCAGGTTCAGGTTTTTATGTTGATAATGAAGTTGGAGGAGCAGCAGCAACAGGTCTTGGGGAAGATATAATGAAAGGTTGTCTTTCTTATGAAGTAGTTCAGAGAATGAAAAAGGGAGAGCATCCAATGGAAGCTGCTCAAAAAGCTGTAGATGAATTTTCTGAAACTTTAAGAAAAAGAAGGGGAAAAGCTGGAGAGATATCTATTGTAGCTATGAATAATAAAGGTGAATGGGGAATAGGAACAAATGTTGAGTTCACATTCTGTGTTGGAACAGAAACAGAAAAACCTCAAGTTTATATATCAACTCCTCAAGAAAATGGAGAGATAAAGATAGAAGTAGCATCTGAAGAGTATATGAGAGCATATAAAGAGAGAATTCAAAGGGGGATTTAAATGTCAAAAGTAATTGAGATTTTAGAAGAAAAGCTGGTTCCTGTAGCAGCTTGGATTGGAAGAAATAAACATATTAATGGTATAAGAAGAGCGTTTGTTTTAATGATGCCTCTTTTAATGATTGGATCTATATTTTTAATGATATCAGCATTTCCATTACCAGCTTATCAAAAGTTTATGTTAGAAACATTTGGGGCAAATTGGAAAAATGTAATAGATATTCCTGTAAGTGCAACGTTTTCATTAGTTGGAGTTTACGTAGCATTTTTAGTTGCTCAACAACTTGCTAATCAATTTCAACTTGATAGTGTAGCTGTTGGACTTTTATCACTAGCATCATTTTTAATTTTAACACCATTATCTGAAGTTGAAGGTATGGGTTCTGTTTTAAGCTTTAACTGGCTTGGAAGTAAAGGAATGTTTATCGCTATGGTGATAGGTATAGTTACAGCTAATATATTTAGATTCTTTGTAAATAAAAAGATTCTTATTAAGATGCCAGATGGTGTACCACCTGAAGTTATAAAATCATTTGAAGCGTTAATTCCAGGAACAGTTATATTATCTTTAGCATTATTATTAAGAATAGGTATGATGAATACTGAGTATGGAACAATTCATGATTTTGTATATAAAGTTTTAGCAATGCCATTAAGAGCTTTAGGAACGTCATTCTTTGGATCATTATTAACAGTATTCTCAATTTCAATACTATGGTCAGTTGGTATAAATAGTGGATCTATGGTAAATGGATTTGTAAGACCTTTCTGGTTAGAGAATCAAGTTGAAAATATCAATGCTTTAAAAGAGGGATTACCATTACCACACGTTATTACAGAGCAATTCTTTGATATGATCTGGATGGGTGGAGCTGGAGCAACACTATCACTACTTTTAGCAATAGGTCTTTTTGCAAAGAGTAAGCATATAAAGAGTGTTGGAGCAATTAGTGCTGTACCTGGAATATTTAATATAAATGAGCCAATTCTGTTTGGAATGCCAATAATATTAAACCCAATTATGTTAATACCTTTTAATATAATTCCGTTAGTATTTGTTACAACTCAATATTTAGCAATGACAATTGGACTTGTAAGTAGACCTTTAGGAGTAGCTTTCCCATGGCCAACACCAGCAATAATTAGTGGATTTTTAACAGTTGGAGATATGTCAGGAGCTATTATTCAAATAGTTAACTTAATATTAGGAGCTCTAATATATCTACCATTCTTAAGAATATTAGATAAAGCAAGTAAATATGAAGAGGATGCAGTAGAGGCATTTGAAAAGGAGGCAAAATAATGAAAAAAATATTACTACTTTGTTCAGCAGGGATGTCAACAAGCATAGTTGTTAAAAAGATGTTAGAATCAGCAGAAAAAAGAGGAATCCCTGTAGAGATAAAAGCTGTTGGATTAGAGATGTTTCAAGAGAATTTAGATAAATATGATACATTTTTATTAGGACCTCAAGTTAAGTTTAGAAAAGATGAACTTAATAAAATAGCTCAAGAGGTTGGAAAGAAAGTTGAAGTTATAAATATGATGGATTATGGAATGATGAAAGGGGATAAAATTTTAGATTTCGCTCTTTCATTAATCGAGGAGTAGTTTGAATACTAGAAAAACTCTAGAACACTATATTGATGAACACTTTCAAGAGACTTTAAAAGATATACAAAAAATTGTTAAAATTAAAACTGTAAAAGAGGAGAGCACCAATGGTGCTCCCTTTGGTTTAGGACTAAAAAAAGGATTGGAAGAAACATTAAAAATAGCAAAAGATCTAGGGTTTAAAACTGTAAATTTAGATAATTATATTGGTTATGCTGAGTTTGGAGAGGGAGAAGAGTATATAGGAGTTTTAGGTCATATAGATGTCGTACCAGAGGGAGAACATTCAAAGTGGAGTGTTCCACCATTTAGCGGAGAAATAGTAGGGAAGAATATGATTTCAAGAGGTGCCTTAGATAATAAAGGACCAATTATTTCAGCACTACATTCAATGAAAGCTTTAAAAGAGTGTGTTCCAACTTTTAATCATAGAGTTAGAATAATATTTGGAACAAACGAAGAGAGTGGAGATGAGGATATAAAATATTATCTCTCTAAAGAGAAAGCTCCAAAATATGCTTTTACTCCAGATGGACAGTTTCCAGTTGTATTTTCAGAAAAAGGAATCTATACATTTTCTTTCAAAGATAGTTTTTTAAAAGAAAAAACTTCAATATTAGATATAGTTGGAGGAACAAGATCAAATGTAGTTCCTGAAGAAGCAAAAGTATTTTTAAAAAAAGATTTATCTGAAAAGATTATAAAAGAGTTAGAAAAATTTAAGGATACTCCATGTAAATTTGAAGTTTTAGAAAAAGAGAGTTATTTAGAAGTTATATGTAAAGGAATACCAGCTCATGCAAGTTCTCCACAAAGAGGTGTGAATCCAATAACATGGTTATTTAGATTTCTAAATAGAGTAATACCTGAGGAAGATTCATTAAAGAGATTTGTTAATTTTATGGATAAAGTTGTTGGTATAGAAACTGATGGAAGTGGATTAAATATAGAAACTAAAAATGAAGAAACAGGAGATTTAACTTTAAGTTGTGGGATTGTAAAGATAATCGAGGAAAAAAAATCTTCAATATATGTTAAGTTTAACATTAGATATCCTGTAACTACCAATGAAAAAAAGTTAGATACTATACTTGATAAAATAGGAAGAGAAAATAATGTAGAATTTGTAAAAGAAAATCATAATGCACCACTATATTTTCCTAAAGAACATCCATTAGTTGAAAAGCTTCAAAAAGTTTTTAAAGATGTAACAGATAGAGATGATAAACCCGTGGCTTTAGGAGGAGGAACTTATGCAAAGCTTATGCCAAATACAGTTGCATTTGGGCCAAACTTTAAAGAGTTTAGAGGTAATCCTCATGGCTTTGATGAAAAAATGGATATAGATATGTTAAAACAAGGAATGCTTATGTATGCCTTAGGAGTTTTAGAATTAGCATAAAAAAACTACCTCGAAAGAGGTAGTTTTTATTTAGAAAAATTAAAATGATAATTTATAAAAAGTAGGATTATTAATAGGTGATTGAACAAATCCATTAACTTCCTCTCTAATACCAGCACTTGCAGGCATAAAGTAGATTGGTAAAACAGGAACTTCTTCATTCATAATATTTTGAGCTTGAGCATAAAGTTCAGATCTTTTAATAGGATCCAACTCAACCTTACCTTTATCTAAAAGAGCGTCAAAAGTGGGATTATCAAAGAAACTTCTATTTCCAGAAGAACCTTTCATACTACTATGAAGAACAGAACCAATACCGTAGTCAGCGTCTCCAGATGAGTTAGACCATCCAAGCATAAAAAGATCGCTTTTTCCTGTTCCAGTTGCACTTAGAAATGCGGCCCATTCTAAAATCTCAATTTTAACATTGATTCCAATATCTTTTAATTGAGCTTGTATAATTTCAGCCATTTGTTTTCTAAGTTCATTATTACTTGTAACTAAAGTTAAACTTAAATCTTTATAGCCAGAATCTTCTAAAAGTTTTTTAGCCTCTTCAGGATTATATTCAAATGGAGCAGTTTCTTTAGAATATCCAACGACTCCAGGCCCTAAGATACTATTAGCTTTTTCTACAGCACCACTTAAAACAGACTCGATGATAATATCTCTGTTAATTCCCATTGCAATTGCTTTTCTAACATTTTTATTTTGAAGAGCACCTTTCTCTGTATTAATTCCTAAGTATCCAACTCCAAGAGAACTAATCTCTTCAACTCTGATATCTTTCCTATCTCCAAGAATTTTTCTACCAATAGAATCAATATCTCCAGTAATATGATGTTCGCCAGTTTCAATAGCAATAACTCTACTATTTTCCTCTGGAATTCCTCTGACTTCAACAATTTCAATAGAAGGTTTACCTCTAAAGTATTCATCGTTTCTTTTTAATGTCATGTATGATCCAGGCTTCCACTCTACTAAAGAGTAGGCTCCGGTTCCCATAGGAGCATGATTTACATCTTTTGTACTTTCGTAATAATTTTTATTTAAAATAGAAGCTGTTATATGTGTTAGATGGTGTATTAATGAACCTGATGGAGCTGATGTTTTAATAATAGCTGTATATTTATCAGGAGTTTCAATACTATCAATAGCTGAGTAAAGAGTTCCAACTTTAGATGATTTTTTAGCATTTTCTAAAGTGTATTTTACATCTTCAGAAGTTAATTCATCACCATTTTGAAATTTAACTCCTTTTCTTAAGTTAAATTTAAGTTCGGTAGGTGATAGTTGTTCCCAACTTTCAGCTAGTCCAGGAACTATTTTTAAATTTTCATCAGTTTCAATAAGTCTATCAAAAATATTTGAAATTATTCTTCTAGAATATACATCTGTAGCTTCATGAGGATGAAGGGTTACAGATTCACTACTTTGAGTATAAATTAATTTATTCTCTTTAGGTATTGTTGTTTGTTTTTCAGATTCTTTTTCTTTTCCACAACTAATAAAAAGTGTAACTAGCAGTAATAATTTAAATATTTTTTTCATAGAACTCCCCCTTAGTATTTAATTATTTTAATAAGAGTATCAAAAAAAAATAACTGTGTCAAATTTAATTTTCAAAGTACTTAAAAAATGAAAATAAATTACCAAAAGTATTATATTAGAATATTATTATATGTTTCAAAGAATATGAAGAAAAAAGAAAAAATGGAACGTTTAAATAAAAAAAAAAATATGGTATTATTTTTTCATAGAGCGAGACGTTTAAAAATTTTTACAGCTTAGGGGTGAGCTTAATTTTACTTTTTTTACCGTTAAATAGTTAAGGGGGCAGACTAATGGATGAAAGAGATGTAATGTTAGCAAAAAATGGTGATGATGAAGCGATGGAAAAAGTTTTCTTAAAGTACAAAAGTGATATTTTAAGAAATAGTAAAAACTTTTTCATAAAAGGTGGAGATATCGATGACCTGCTTCAAGAGGGGTATATAGGTCTTATGAAGGCAGTAAAGTCATATGACGAAACAAGAGAGGTGTGTTTTAGTACTTTTGCAAATCTATGTATAAAAAGACAGATTATTACAGCAGTAAAATCTTCAAACTCAAATAGAAATCAAAAGTTGAATACATCGATTATTGGAGACAAAGATGTTAATTTAGATGATTTAGTACAATATGCAAAACCATCTGTAAATTTCTACTCTCCTGAAGATATTCTTATAGGAAAAGAATTGGTAGAAATGTTGGGAGATTTTTTAAATAATAACTTAACTCCTTTGGAGAAAAAGGTATTTTTCTATACTTGTAAGCAGTATAAGTATAATGAAATTGCAGAGTTGTTAGAGGAACCATCTAAAAAAATAGATAATGCAATTCAAAGAGTAAGAAAAAAAATTCTTGGATATTTATCTGAATATACTAGAGACTAATAAGATATTAGAGGGTGAGAGAGAAAATCTTTCATCCTTTTTATTTACCAATTTTTTACTAAAGTTATGATATAATATAAAAAAAATAGGAGTAAATATGAGTGAGTTAGAGAAGAAGATAGTATTAACAATTTATAAAATAGGTCCAACATTTATATCTAAATTAGCTAATAGAATACTTGAAAACCAAAATGAAGTTAGAGAGTGTGTTAAAGAGTTAATTAAAAATAAGTTACTAGAACGAGTTGAAAATATAATGGTTGAATACAAAACTAAGGAAGCGAATGTGGTTGTTAAACACAGAAACCATACCTATTATAAATTGACTAAGAATGGTGAAAAAAAAGCAAAAGAGTTAGAAGAGGATGAGTTTGAAGTAAGAGAAGCCTTTAAAACATATAATAAAGCTTTACAAAATAAATTAGATAATGTAATAGAAAATACTGAGAAAAGAATATATTGTGTAATAGATTTTCCTTATTCACAGGAATTAAATGTAAAAAATATTTTAAATGAAAAATTTGAAAATCTTCAAAAAGAGTATGGTCATACAATAACTTTAAGAGGAGATATAACAGAGGTAGAAAAAGAAAAGTTATTAGAACTACCTAATATTATTATAATTTAAATAGAAGGAGAAAATGTGGAAGAATTAATAAAGCAAGCTAGTGAATTTTTTATGAGTTTAGGTTATTTTGGTATTTTTATAATGATGTTTTTAGAGTCTTCATTCATTCCTTTTCCATCAGAGGTAGCCTTACTTCCAGCAGGGTACTTAATAGGTACTAAAGAAATGAGTTTTATACCAGTTCTTTTAGCAGGGACTTTAGGTAGCTTAGGTGGAGCATATTTAAATTATTTTTTAGGAAGAACTTTAGGTAGAAGCCTTCTTTTAAAATATGGTAAATATCTCTTTTTAGATGAAGATAAATTAACTCAAATGGAAACTCTTTTTAATAAAAGAGGAGAGTTAATAGTATTTTTAGGTAGATTTATACCTGTAGTTAGACAATATATATCTTTCCCACCAGGAATTTTAGAGATGAATATATACAAATTTAGCATATTTACAGGACTTGGAGCGGGAATATATGTAGCTTTTATGGTTAATGTAGGAACTTTATATAAAGACTACGAGCATATAATAAATACTTATATAATAAGATATAAATATCTAGTGGCGTTACTAGCATTAGTTTATGTAAGCTATAAAATTTTAAAAATGAGAAAAAATAAAAAAGACTAACTTTTATGTTAGTCTTTTTTTTATTAGAAGAAATACTTTGCACCTATACTTGCAATGAATAAAGGATCATCATTAACAATAGGAGAATCAGTAATTTCGCTAGAGAATTTCTCTATTCCTAAAATTCCTATGAACGATACTTTTTCATTATATCTGTATTCAGCTGATAAGTTAGCTCCAAAAGAATAAGCAGTATCTGCTTTATATTCTCTAGTTAATTTATCAGTAGATGATCTATTTACTTCATCTGATGTTACTCCGAAATAGTAGTTTGCATAATCTCCAGAGAATCCTTTAACGTGAATTCCAGGAACTAAAGTAAATTTGTCATTGATATTATAAGGTCTAAATGCGCTTAATTTAGCTTCAGAACCATGCTCACCAAATTGAACAGAAGCACCTGTTCTAATTCCAGCTATTCTTGTATTTAAGTCAGCTCTTAATCCAACCATAGCTTGGAAATCTCTATCATCAATATTAGTGTATCCATCTCCCATATCCTTAGCTTTAATAGGGAAACCAGCCATAGGATCAACGAATACAGATAAAGATAGATCTTCGCCTTTAAAGAAGAAATATCCAGGAGTGATTCCTTTAATATAGAAGTTACCATAATTAACATCTAAAAGCGGTACAGGATAAGCTTTGTCTTCAGCTCCTTTGTAGATACTGTTTGAAACTCCTACTCCAGCTCCAATTCCATATCTATTTTCTGCTAAAGCCATAGTAGATAAAGCTAAGGCTAAAGCTCCCAAAATAATTTTTTTCATAATTGTTCCTCCAAAGGTATAAGTTTATAGCGGAACAATTATATCATAGAATACATAGTTTTATAACTAAGTACAATATAGAAATTTGTTGCTAAAAACAGTGTACTTTTTTTCAAATGCTAGAGATTAAACTATATAGTGACTTTATAATCCTCCTCTTTAATTAAGACCAATTTATTTATAAAAATAAAGTTACAAATGTATCCAAAAATAATTGGTAAAATAATAAATAGAGTAAAAACAAGAACTATATTTTTTAAATTCCAAGATAGATGATTTAGAGCATTAATTGGGCCAATTAAACCACTAATTCCAAAGCCAGCACTAAAAGCAGTTCCTTTAATATTAAATAAAGCTCCTAAAACACCAAGGGTAAAAGCGTTAATAACAATGGGAACTATAATAAGGGGATTTTTAACAAAGTTAGCCATTTGAATTTTAGCAGAACCTAAAACAGGTACTAAAGTTATTCCAATCGGATTAACTTTAAGTCCAGCAAGAGCAAGACCAAAGGCTGCAGCACAAACACCAAGATTTGCAGCACCAGCAGCTATACCACTAAGATTTACAGCAAGAGCTATCCCAACAGTAGAAAATGGTGAAATAATAAGAATAGAAAATATTATTGCAATAATACCACCTGTTAAAAGAGGTTGCATTTTAACGACTTCTTCTATTGTAAGACCAATGACTCCATTAACCTTACTAACATAAGGTAAGAGATTTAAACCAATCCATCCAACAGCAGTTGAAATTATGATAGGAAGAGCAACCATGCTTAACCCCTTCACTTTATCTCTAAAAAGATAGATAGCTAAAGATGCAATAAAGGCAGTAACTCCTGCATTAACTACATCACCTGTTCCAGTTAGAACAATATTTCCATTAACAAAAGATACAACCCCTGATCCAATGAAAGTGGCAACAGAAACACATATGCTTTCTAAAGGAGTGAAACTTAATTGGTATGAAACTCCAGTTCCAATTGCAAATGGAAGTAGGCTTGTGGATATTCTTGTTAAATTTAATATACTTGCTAAATTTAAACTTTTTGCAATCTCACCAAGAATTGCTGATGGAATAAGAGTTGCAACAATCCCTAAACTCATACCATTTAATATTTTAAACATTAGCTCTTTTATTTTCATTATTTTCACCTTCCCGTATTATTTATTGAGTTTGCCTCAATTCTATCAAAAGCTTCTTTTAAAATATCTAAACTATTAGAACAAGCTATTCTAACAGCTTTATCATTACCAAAAGGTTTTCCTGGAATAACTTTGACTTTTAGTTTTTCAAAAAGATAATCCGAATATTGTATGGAATTTAAATTAGTTTCACTAATATCTATAAAAATATATATTCCACCTTGTGGAGCAAATGCTCTTAAACCAGTTATATTATTGATTCTATTTAAACTATATTCAACTCTTTCTTTGTATAGAGGAACAATACTATTTTTTATGTGTTCTCTATTTTTTAGGGCTGCAAGAGCAGCTCTTTGAGAGATAGCTGAAGCACTATAAACAATAACTTCGTTTATTTTTCTAATCGTGTCTATAATAGACGCAGGTGCAATATTATAGCCAACTCTCCA is a genomic window containing:
- a CDS encoding Gfo/Idh/MocA family protein; amino-acid sequence: MLRIGVIGAGNRGKDVYANFILKNSDEAEIVAVAEPNPIKRDQMIKAHGILPEYVFNSWEDFLEKDKFCDAIILATGDDMHFEPIELAMKKGYDILLEKPMSNRVEECIDIVKMAEKYGVKVMVCHVLRYTPFFSKLKELIESGIIGEVVDIQHNENIGNFHFAHSFVRGNWRNSDETSPLILQKSCHDLDILSWLLNGSPCKKIASFGNLKYFRKENAPEGSADRCLECKYIDSCIYSPKKIYYNNIGAWPTLIASEIQTEEALTKSLEHNQYGRCVYKCDNNVVDNMVSIIEFENGVNVTFNLCAFTDEVCRTIKIMGTKGEIRGNDAKNHIEVYEFGKGEGRFANGKKTEIIPDVLEGGHGGGDTGLMNDFVNLCLGRQEDSRTNPRTSLESHIMAFAAEDSRVNGNIVYMNEYLNRFN
- a CDS encoding replication initiation protein, with the translated sequence MGNKNIFIEFSKKLSKKERDFLRSVDISSNSVTVHLETLYKIFEVKEEPKAIELEKLLFKFFSKNVTIIDSNSNFKKRFNILNSYFFERDYVIFEFSSHILDEKIKKMLKFKERYSYRFYQEILNSEKSILNISMNNLRDILEIQETYDRFYDIEKNLLKPIFKDLTTIGELDIEYEKDKSGEYKSAKILGIKIIKDYKNSETNEVKPIFTLTKTFKNLFELHSELMEIYKKLKGDTSYISNYHFNSKLLVKIYNIKNDETLIYTYKEFTFKILYRKDLPTIIEIFENFEEE
- a CDS encoding PTS lactose/cellobiose transporter subunit IIA; this encodes MDIEAVAMAIVGNAGESRALSYEALRAAKKGEFENAKKLLDEAKERMYAAHSVQTELICNEADGKGVEINLLMIHAQDHLMNAILARELVEELIEVHKELKELKGE
- a CDS encoding N(4)-(beta-N-acetylglucosaminyl)-L-asparaginase, which produces MRKKWGMIATWRMASEGVTLGSEMLKNGGKCQDALEEAVKFVEDYPFYKSVGYGGLPNEECEVELDAAFMDGKTLSIGAVASIKDFKNPISIARKLSADRYNIFLVGAGAESYAHKNGFVRQNMLTERAKKTWELRVKEIQEKNLSPYDGHDTVCMIALDKDEDMAVATSTSGLFMKKKGRVGDSPVSGSGFYVDNEVGGAAATGLGEDIMKGCLSYEVVQRMKKGEHPMEAAQKAVDEFSETLRKRRGKAGEISIVAMNNKGEWGIGTNVEFTFCVGTETEKPQVYISTPQENGEIKIEVASEEYMRAYKERIQRGI
- a CDS encoding PTS sugar transporter subunit IIC, producing MSKVIEILEEKLVPVAAWIGRNKHINGIRRAFVLMMPLLMIGSIFLMISAFPLPAYQKFMLETFGANWKNVIDIPVSATFSLVGVYVAFLVAQQLANQFQLDSVAVGLLSLASFLILTPLSEVEGMGSVLSFNWLGSKGMFIAMVIGIVTANIFRFFVNKKILIKMPDGVPPEVIKSFEALIPGTVILSLALLLRIGMMNTEYGTIHDFVYKVLAMPLRALGTSFFGSLLTVFSISILWSVGINSGSMVNGFVRPFWLENQVENINALKEGLPLPHVITEQFFDMIWMGGAGATLSLLLAIGLFAKSKHIKSVGAISAVPGIFNINEPILFGMPIILNPIMLIPFNIIPLVFVTTQYLAMTIGLVSRPLGVAFPWPTPAIISGFLTVGDMSGAIIQIVNLILGALIYLPFLRILDKASKYEEDAVEAFEKEAK
- a CDS encoding PTS sugar transporter subunit IIB, giving the protein MKKILLLCSAGMSTSIVVKKMLESAEKRGIPVEIKAVGLEMFQENLDKYDTFLLGPQVKFRKDELNKIAQEVGKKVEVINMMDYGMMKGDKILDFALSLIEE
- the pepV gene encoding dipeptidase PepV — protein: MNTRKTLEHYIDEHFQETLKDIQKIVKIKTVKEESTNGAPFGLGLKKGLEETLKIAKDLGFKTVNLDNYIGYAEFGEGEEYIGVLGHIDVVPEGEHSKWSVPPFSGEIVGKNMISRGALDNKGPIISALHSMKALKECVPTFNHRVRIIFGTNEESGDEDIKYYLSKEKAPKYAFTPDGQFPVVFSEKGIYTFSFKDSFLKEKTSILDIVGGTRSNVVPEEAKVFLKKDLSEKIIKELEKFKDTPCKFEVLEKESYLEVICKGIPAHASSPQRGVNPITWLFRFLNRVIPEEDSLKRFVNFMDKVVGIETDGSGLNIETKNEETGDLTLSCGIVKIIEEKKSSIYVKFNIRYPVTTNEKKLDTILDKIGRENNVEFVKENHNAPLYFPKEHPLVEKLQKVFKDVTDRDDKPVALGGGTYAKLMPNTVAFGPNFKEFRGNPHGFDEKMDIDMLKQGMLMYALGVLELA
- a CDS encoding ABC transporter substrate-binding protein; translation: MKKIFKLLLLVTLFISCGKEKESEKQTTIPKENKLIYTQSSESVTLHPHEATDVYSRRIISNIFDRLIETDENLKIVPGLAESWEQLSPTELKFNLRKGVKFQNGDELTSEDVKYTLENAKKSSKVGTLYSAIDSIETPDKYTAIIKTSAPSGSLIHHLTHITASILNKNYYESTKDVNHAPMGTGAYSLVEWKPGSYMTLKRNDEYFRGKPSIEIVEVRGIPEENSRVIAIETGEHHITGDIDSIGRKILGDRKDIRVEEISSLGVGYLGINTEKGALQNKNVRKAIAMGINRDIIIESVLSGAVEKANSILGPGVVGYSKETAPFEYNPEEAKKLLEDSGYKDLSLTLVTSNNELRKQMAEIIQAQLKDIGINVKIEILEWAAFLSATGTGKSDLFMLGWSNSSGDADYGIGSVLHSSMKGSSGNRSFFDNPTFDALLDKGKVELDPIKRSELYAQAQNIMNEEVPVLPIYFMPASAGIREEVNGFVQSPINNPTFYKLSF
- a CDS encoding sigma-70 family RNA polymerase sigma factor gives rise to the protein MDERDVMLAKNGDDEAMEKVFLKYKSDILRNSKNFFIKGGDIDDLLQEGYIGLMKAVKSYDETREVCFSTFANLCIKRQIITAVKSSNSNRNQKLNTSIIGDKDVNLDDLVQYAKPSVNFYSPEDILIGKELVEMLGDFLNNNLTPLEKKVFFYTCKQYKYNEIAELLEEPSKKIDNAIQRVRKKILGYLSEYTRD